The region GGCGAGACCGCCGGGCGCCTCCACGCATCGCTGGCGCGGCAGCTTCGGCCTGACGATCCTCACCTGCGGCTTCCCGCCCCGCTCGCGTGCGTCGCGGGAGGCCAGATGCTCCTGCTCGAGGCGATCGAGGGACGCAGGATCGGTGCGCTGCAGGGGCGGGAGGCGGAGGTCGGCCTCGAACGGCTCGGCGCTTCGCTCGCAACCTTCCACTCGCTCGAGCCGCCGGTGGAGGCCCCGCGCTTCACGCGCTGCGACGCGGCGTGTCTCACCGAGGCGGCGAGCGTCCTGGCTCGGGCGCGTCCGAGCCTGGGAGCGGAGGCCGAGGCGCTGGCCGGCGAGCTCGTGCGGCGCTTCGAGCCGCCACCCGATCGGCCGGTCTGCCTGCACGGGGACATGCACACAGGGAACGGCATCCTCGCGGGGAGCGGCGTCGGGCTCATCGACCTCGACAAGGTGTCCCTCGGTCCGGCCGCCATCGACCTGGGTAGGCTGCTCTGCCTGCTGCGCTACAAGCGCCTGGGCGGTCTGCTGACGGCGGCCGACGAGCGAGCCCGCGTCGCGTCCCTGCTCGCGGGCTATGCAGGGCGTCGCCCGCTTCCGAGCTCGCACGCACTCCGCTGGTATGCCGCCGCAGCGCTGCTGACCGAGCCGGCGATGCAAGCCTTGCGGCGGCTCGACCCGGAGGCCATCGCACGGCTCGACCTGCTGCTCGCCGAGGCCCGGCGTTTCCTCGAAGGCCACAGCGATGCGTGACGCGATCCTCTTCTACTGCCAGCACGTCCTCGGGATGGGCCACCTCGTGCGCTCGATGGCGCTCGCCCGGGCGCTGGCCGCGCGATTCCGCGTCGTCTTCCTGAACGGCGGGCGGGTGCCCCGCGGGCTGCCGCGGCCGGCGGGGGTCGAGTTCGTCGACCTG is a window of Deltaproteobacteria bacterium DNA encoding:
- a CDS encoding glycosyl transferase, yielding MRDAILFYCQHVLGMGHLVRSMALARALAARFRVVFLNGGRVPRGLPRPAGVEFVDLPPLGFDAMERLVSRDSRRPLEDAQRERRETILRTFHRVQPRAVVVELFP